Proteins encoded together in one Candidatus Paceibacterota bacterium window:
- a CDS encoding DNA-protecting protein DprA — protein MNSIHEEIRTIERADYPRLLEEALENASSVPDRLYIRGEMPPEDHVFLTIVGSRRYTEYGKAACEYLIAGLRGLPVVIVSGLAYGIDSIAHEAALKNGIHTMAVPGSGLSDEMIYPANHIGLARRILAAGGCLLSPFDETIMGNKWTFPYRNRIMAGIAQATLVIECEEDSGTMITARQAESFHRDVLIVPGSIFSKKSAGPHSYIKDGATPIISQEALIEALRLSATPRAKPDYKDLSADERKVITALFEPCTYDRLVEKLAMDATELNILISGLELKKILRKDGDRLRLAAD, from the coding sequence ATGAATTCCATTCATGAAGAAATCAGGACGATCGAGCGCGCGGATTACCCGCGCCTCCTCGAAGAAGCGCTCGAAAACGCATCGAGCGTCCCCGATCGCCTTTATATCCGCGGTGAAATGCCGCCCGAAGACCACGTATTCCTCACTATCGTGGGATCGCGGCGATACACCGAATACGGCAAGGCCGCGTGCGAATATCTGATCGCCGGACTGCGCGGACTGCCCGTCGTCATCGTATCCGGACTGGCATACGGGATAGATTCGATCGCCCACGAAGCGGCATTGAAGAATGGTATCCATACCATGGCCGTACCAGGTTCGGGCCTTTCGGACGAGATGATATATCCCGCGAACCATATCGGACTGGCGCGCCGGATACTGGCGGCAGGCGGATGTCTGCTGTCTCCGTTCGACGAGACGATCATGGGCAATAAATGGACCTTCCCCTATAGAAACAGGATCATGGCGGGAATAGCCCAGGCGACGCTCGTCATCGAATGCGAAGAGGATTCGGGAACGATGATCACCGCGCGGCAGGCAGAGAGCTTCCACCGCGACGTGCTCATCGTGCCCGGCTCCATATTCTCGAAAAAGAGTGCCGGACCGCATTCATATATAAAAGATGGCGCGACGCCGATCATATCCCAGGAAGCCTTGATCGAGGCGCTCAGACTTTCTGCAACGCCGCGGGCGAAACCTGATTACAAAGACCTATCCGCTGATGAACGCAAGGTCATCACAGCCCTTTTCGAGCCCTGCACGTACGACCGGCTGGTAGAGAAGCTGGCAATGGACGCGACGGAGCTCAACATCCTGATATCAGGGCTCGAATTGAAGAAGATCCTCCGAAAAGACGGCGACAGGTTGCGCCTGGCTGCTGATTGA
- the miaA gene encoding tRNA (adenosine(37)-N6)-dimethylallyltransferase MiaA produces MTKKLPRIVAIVGPTATGKSDLAVAIARRFDGEVISADSRQVYRSLDIGAGKITRREMKGVPHHLLDVANPKGDRYTVEKFKRDGAAALADILSRGKLPIICGGTGFYIDALIWDEQFPAVPPNKALRAKLAKKSAEALMRELKRLDPRRAKTMDPHNKVRIIRAIEIAHALGEVPKQKRIQRYETLFIGLETDKEMLRKRIHDRLMKRMRGEKMLREVESLRKKGVSWKRLHDFGLEYRYLALILQEKSSKEAALAALEQDIAHFAKRQMTWFRRNPDIRWFPLGSAQKIEREVNGFISSDEAE; encoded by the coding sequence ATGACGAAGAAATTGCCCAGGATCGTCGCTATTGTCGGACCGACGGCGACGGGAAAAAGCGACCTCGCCGTCGCGATCGCGCGCCGCTTTGACGGCGAAGTGATATCCGCTGATTCGCGCCAGGTCTATCGCAGCCTCGATATCGGCGCAGGCAAGATAACGAGGCGCGAGATGAAAGGCGTGCCGCATCATTTGCTCGATGTCGCGAACCCAAAGGGCGATCGTTATACGGTAGAAAAATTCAAACGGGACGGCGCGGCCGCGCTCGCAGATATCTTGTCGCGCGGCAAGCTGCCTATCATCTGTGGCGGCACAGGATTCTACATAGACGCGTTGATTTGGGACGAGCAATTCCCTGCCGTGCCTCCGAACAAAGCCCTGCGCGCTAAGCTCGCGAAAAAATCTGCCGAGGCCCTGATGCGCGAGCTAAAAAGGCTCGATCCACGGCGCGCAAAGACGATGGACCCGCATAATAAAGTCCGCATCATCCGCGCCATCGAGATTGCGCACGCTCTGGGCGAAGTCCCGAAGCAAAAACGCATTCAACGATATGAAACCCTGTTCATCGGGCTTGAAACTGATAAAGAAATGCTCCGAAAGCGCATCCATGATCGCCTGATGAAACGCATGCGCGGCGAAAAGATGCTCCGCGAAGTCGAAAGCCTACGAAAAAAAGGTGTCTCCTGGAAACGCCTTCACGATTTCGGTCTCGAATACCGATACCTCGCTCTTATCCTTCAGGAAAAATCATCAAAAGAAGCGGCTCTCGCCGCCCTCGAACAAGACATCGCGCATTTTGCCAAACGCCAGATGACGTGGTTCAGACGTAACCCTGATATCAGATGGTTCCCTCTCGGTTCCGCTCAAAAAATCGAGCGCGAGGTCAACGGATTTATTTCTTCTGACGAGGCAGAGTAA
- the topA gene encoding type I DNA topoisomerase, which produces MSKLLIVESPAKAKTIGKYLGDEYTVVASVGHVRDLPKSNKKAIDMEHFTPHYEVSAGKDKVLADIERLAKKSSEVLLATDPDREGEAIAWHIAEAVNFGKKPVKRVVFHEITKDAIIEALKSPRDIDENLRRAQEARRVLDRLVGYDLSGVIWKKVRYGLSAGRVQSPALRILVEREREIKAFKPEEYFVITAETTTPKKGKLSLVCSEEPRAQKEAERIVSVGERESWSVVAVEETEAKRSPRAPFTTSTLQQAASTRLGFSPSRTMRIAQKLYESGHITYMRTDSTTLSKQAVGQIAATIESAFGKDLVEIRAFATKSKNAQEAHEAVRPTTASKRAAGNTDEEKKLYSLIWARAVASQMKDARVMRTRILANTASKSIPDFQANGSRTIYRGWLDADPAAQGEDVELPKVSQGDKLNLVDISSLQKFTEPPSRYSEAGLVKELEKRGIGRPSTYASIIKTLEDREYVTKENRNLRPTDTGEVVSTFLEDNFSQYISDTFTADMEDKLDLIADGTAKYEKTLSDFYKPFTKEVKAKEKLDKATNLGDADPNIRCPKCGSPMIIKLGRSGKFLSCSRYPDCDGALLIDGTEMPKDKVIGIHPDTGREITLKSGKYGPYVEMPTGEIFRKKEKLRRASVPKEVKPEEVTLAQAVHYLSLPRVLGNHPETQKPITANIGRFGPYIVHDADFRSVKAPDDVYKIELARALEIFKEPKKKRGFVRKAKADKKE; this is translated from the coding sequence ATGTCGAAACTCCTCATAGTAGAGTCTCCGGCAAAAGCCAAAACGATCGGGAAATATCTCGGCGACGAATACACCGTCGTCGCGTCGGTCGGCCACGTGCGCGACCTTCCGAAATCGAATAAGAAAGCGATAGACATGGAGCACTTCACGCCTCACTACGAAGTGTCCGCGGGCAAGGACAAGGTCCTGGCCGACATCGAGCGACTCGCCAAGAAATCTTCCGAGGTCTTGCTCGCGACCGACCCCGATCGCGAAGGCGAAGCGATCGCATGGCACATCGCCGAGGCCGTCAATTTCGGTAAAAAGCCGGTAAAGCGCGTGGTATTCCACGAGATAACCAAGGACGCCATCATCGAGGCCCTTAAATCCCCGCGCGATATAGATGAGAATCTGCGCCGCGCCCAGGAAGCCCGCCGCGTCCTCGACAGGCTCGTGGGATACGACCTCTCCGGCGTCATCTGGAAGAAAGTGCGCTACGGCCTCTCCGCCGGGCGCGTGCAGTCACCCGCCCTCCGCATCCTCGTCGAGCGCGAGCGCGAGATAAAGGCATTCAAGCCTGAAGAATATTTCGTGATAACCGCTGAAACCACGACGCCGAAAAAGGGAAAGCTATCTCTCGTATGCTCCGAAGAGCCTCGCGCCCAAAAGGAAGCCGAACGCATCGTATCCGTCGGCGAAAGAGAATCGTGGAGCGTCGTAGCGGTCGAAGAGACCGAGGCAAAGCGCTCCCCGCGCGCGCCGTTCACGACGTCTACCCTCCAGCAGGCCGCATCGACACGCCTCGGCTTCTCGCCGTCGCGCACCATGCGCATAGCGCAGAAGCTCTACGAATCCGGCCACATCACCTACATGCGAACCGACTCGACGACTCTGTCAAAGCAGGCCGTCGGCCAGATCGCGGCGACGATCGAATCGGCATTCGGCAAAGACCTGGTCGAGATCCGCGCCTTCGCGACAAAATCGAAGAATGCCCAGGAGGCTCACGAGGCCGTCCGACCGACGACCGCATCCAAGCGCGCGGCCGGCAACACCGACGAGGAAAAGAAGCTCTACTCCCTCATCTGGGCCCGCGCGGTCGCTTCGCAGATGAAAGACGCCCGCGTCATGAGGACCAGGATCCTCGCGAACACCGCTTCGAAGTCGATCCCCGACTTCCAGGCGAACGGCTCGCGCACTATATATAGAGGCTGGCTCGACGCCGATCCAGCCGCCCAGGGCGAAGACGTCGAATTGCCGAAAGTGTCGCAGGGCGACAAGCTGAATCTCGTCGACATATCTTCGCTCCAGAAATTCACCGAGCCCCCGTCACGATATTCGGAAGCGGGCCTCGTCAAAGAACTGGAAAAACGCGGCATCGGCAGGCCTTCGACGTACGCGTCGATCATAAAGACGCTCGAAGACCGCGAATACGTGACCAAGGAGAACCGCAACCTCCGCCCTACGGACACGGGCGAAGTCGTCTCGACCTTCCTCGAAGACAACTTCAGCCAGTACATCAGCGATACGTTTACCGCGGATATGGAGGACAAGCTCGACCTCATCGCCGACGGCACGGCCAAATACGAAAAGACGCTGTCTGATTTCTATAAGCCGTTCACCAAGGAAGTCAAAGCCAAGGAAAAGCTCGACAAGGCGACGAACCTCGGCGACGCCGATCCGAACATCAGATGCCCGAAATGCGGATCGCCGATGATCATCAAGCTCGGCCGCTCCGGCAAATTCTTATCGTGCTCGCGATATCCCGACTGCGACGGCGCTCTGCTTATAGACGGAACCGAGATGCCGAAAGACAAAGTCATCGGCATTCATCCCGATACCGGCAGAGAGATCACGCTCAAATCCGGCAAATACGGCCCGTACGTCGAGATGCCGACAGGCGAGATATTCCGGAAGAAAGAAAAGCTCCGTCGCGCATCCGTGCCGAAAGAAGTGAAGCCCGAAGAAGTGACGCTCGCCCAAGCGGTCCATTATCTATCGCTTCCCCGCGTCCTCGGCAATCATCCGGAGACCCAGAAGCCCATCACCGCGAATATCGGCCGCTTCGGCCCCTATATCGTCCACGACGCAGACTTCCGCTCGGTCAAAGCGCCTGATGACGTGTACAAGATAGAGCTCGCACGCGCCCTCGAGATATTCAAAGAACCGAAAAAGAAGCGCGGGTTCGTACGAAAGGCGAAAGCCGATAAGAAGGAATAG
- a CDS encoding ParB/RepB/Spo0J family partition protein: MQSQFSGDSIFWIDTEKIRPNPYQPRREFDEAALRALAESIRMYGLLQPLVVTRTELAKEDGGLTVEYELISGERRLRASKLLGLPQVPAIIRADSENARLKLELAIIENLQREDLNPVERARSFQQLSEEFGLKHIQIAQKVGKSREYVSNSIRLLALPADALDALSQGQISEGHARPLLMLSDRPQEQATLFKEIMFKRLTVRETELIARTIAVERSRKAKVAANLELAEFEKKLSEALHTRVQIEQRQKGGKITIDFFSPEDLKSIMDMVQGGRVAVVASAPAAPVASGAPAVSVADVPAETPATSAASPIDDRSKDEIKEDENSEDLYSLKNFSL; this comes from the coding sequence ATGCAATCACAATTCTCCGGCGACTCCATCTTCTGGATAGACACTGAAAAGATACGGCCGAACCCGTACCAACCTCGACGCGAATTCGACGAAGCCGCATTGCGCGCGCTCGCTGAGTCTATCCGCATGTACGGCTTGCTCCAGCCTCTCGTCGTCACGCGGACTGAATTGGCCAAAGAAGACGGCGGCCTGACCGTAGAATACGAGCTCATCTCGGGCGAGCGCCGATTGCGCGCGTCCAAACTGCTCGGCTTGCCGCAAGTCCCCGCTATTATCCGCGCCGATTCTGAGAATGCGCGGCTCAAGCTCGAGCTCGCCATCATCGAGAATTTGCAGCGCGAAGACTTGAATCCCGTCGAACGCGCCCGCTCATTCCAGCAATTGTCCGAAGAATTCGGCTTGAAGCATATCCAGATCGCCCAGAAGGTGGGCAAGAGCCGCGAATATGTGTCGAACTCTATCCGATTGCTCGCATTGCCCGCTGACGCTCTCGATGCGCTCTCGCAGGGTCAGATCTCTGAAGGCCATGCGCGCCCTCTTTTGATGCTCTCCGACCGTCCGCAGGAACAGGCGACCTTGTTCAAGGAAATAATGTTCAAGCGTCTGACCGTGCGCGAGACCGAGCTCATCGCCCGCACTATCGCCGTCGAGAGATCGCGCAAGGCGAAAGTCGCCGCGAACCTCGAGCTCGCCGAATTCGAAAAGAAGCTCTCCGAAGCGCTCCATACCCGCGTCCAGATCGAGCAGCGCCAGAAGGGCGGCAAGATCACGATCGATTTCTTCTCGCCGGAGGACCTTAAATCCATCATGGACATGGTCCAAGGCGGAAGGGTAGCCGTCGTCGCATCCGCTCCCGCGGCTCCGGTCGCGTCTGGTGCGCCTGCCGTCTCCGTCGCCGACGTGCCCGCTGAAACCCCTGCTACGAGCGCCGCATCGCCTATAGACGACCGATCGAAAGACGAGATCAAGGAGGACGAGAACTCCGAAGACCTCTACTCTCTCAAGAATTTTTCGCTCTAA
- a CDS encoding tRNA-dihydrouridine synthase — MDTPTANLGFWSKLKKPFFVLAPMADVTDCAFRRIIAEHGSPDVFWTEFVSADGLASPGRKVLLKDLEFTEAEHPIVAQLFTSKPDKMREAAKLCQELGFDGIDINMGCPDRSIEKQGAGAAMIKDPKTARAVIRAAKEGAPDLPVSVKTRIGYNKNEIATWIPEILAEKPAALTIHCRTRKEMSLVPARWEHVREAAALRDRLSPETLVIGNGDARDIEDARAKAREFGADGVMLGRAIFGNPWLFTSLGRNGGEQTVPTIEEKLKVMVEHTRLFEKLLGGIKSFAVMKKHYKAYVNGFDGAKEFRMELMECENASEVAAKVEAFLTKTKV, encoded by the coding sequence ATGGATACCCCTACCGCTAATCTCGGCTTCTGGTCCAAGCTCAAAAAGCCCTTCTTCGTCCTTGCGCCTATGGCGGACGTGACCGACTGCGCCTTCAGGCGGATCATCGCCGAGCATGGGAGTCCCGACGTGTTCTGGACCGAGTTCGTCTCCGCTGACGGCCTCGCATCGCCGGGAAGAAAAGTCCTTCTCAAAGACCTCGAATTCACCGAGGCCGAGCATCCGATCGTCGCGCAGCTCTTCACGTCCAAGCCCGATAAGATGCGCGAGGCCGCGAAGCTCTGCCAGGAGCTCGGTTTCGACGGAATAGACATCAATATGGGCTGTCCCGACCGGTCCATAGAGAAGCAGGGAGCAGGCGCGGCCATGATCAAAGACCCGAAGACCGCCCGCGCCGTCATCCGCGCGGCGAAAGAAGGCGCGCCGGACCTTCCGGTCTCCGTAAAGACGCGCATCGGCTATAACAAGAACGAGATAGCGACCTGGATACCTGAGATCCTCGCCGAAAAGCCCGCCGCTCTGACTATTCACTGCCGCACTCGAAAGGAAATGTCCCTGGTCCCTGCACGCTGGGAGCATGTGCGGGAAGCGGCGGCTCTCCGCGACAGGCTTTCGCCCGAAACGCTCGTCATCGGGAACGGCGATGCCCGCGATATCGAAGACGCGCGGGCCAAAGCGCGCGAGTTCGGCGCCGACGGCGTTATGCTCGGCCGCGCCATCTTCGGAAATCCCTGGCTCTTCACGTCTCTTGGTAGGAACGGCGGCGAACAGACCGTCCCTACCATAGAAGAGAAGCTCAAGGTCATGGTCGAGCACACCAGGCTCTTCGAAAAGCTCCTTGGCGGCATAAAGAGTTTCGCCGTCATGAAGAAGCACTACAAGGCATACGTGAACGGATTCGACGGCGCTAAAGAATTCCGGATGGAGCTCATGGAATGCGAGAACGCTTCCGAAGTGGCTGCCAAAGTCGAGGCTTTCTTGACAAAAACGAAAGTTTAG
- a CDS encoding carbohydrate kinase family protein produces MFSKHHEFIAIGDIVTDAFIRLKDAHVNCSIDRDSCELCMKFADKIPYESVTVVRAVGNSANAAVSAARLGLKSALIADVGNDLNGIECLQSLKKDAVDSRFVTQHKGMETNYHYVLWYEADRTILVKHQEYPYKLPDIDHPKWIYISSLGGNSYDYHVQIMEWLKKHPDVKVAFQPGTFQMSLGVEKLGEIYKRSDIFFCNKEEAQRILKTQEKDAKKLLALVRGLGPKIAVITDGPAGAYADDGTNAYFMPPYPDPKPPFERTGAGDAFASTLTVALVLGKSLEEALLWAPINSAACVQEIGAQKGLLNRAQLEEWLSKAPADYKPKKI; encoded by the coding sequence ATGTTCTCCAAGCATCACGAGTTTATCGCCATAGGCGATATCGTCACCGACGCCTTCATCCGATTGAAGGACGCGCACGTGAATTGTTCGATAGACCGCGATTCATGCGAGCTCTGCATGAAATTCGCCGACAAGATCCCCTATGAATCAGTGACTGTCGTGCGCGCCGTCGGCAATTCCGCCAATGCGGCCGTCTCTGCGGCGCGGCTTGGGCTCAAATCGGCGCTCATCGCCGACGTGGGCAACGATTTGAACGGCATCGAATGCCTCCAATCGCTCAAAAAAGACGCCGTTGATTCGCGCTTCGTCACTCAGCACAAAGGAATGGAGACGAATTATCATTACGTCCTCTGGTACGAAGCCGACCGCACTATCCTGGTGAAGCATCAGGAGTATCCATACAAACTGCCGGACATAGACCACCCGAAGTGGATATACATCAGCTCTCTCGGCGGAAATTCGTATGACTATCACGTTCAGATCATGGAATGGCTGAAAAAACACCCTGACGTGAAGGTCGCATTCCAGCCGGGGACGTTTCAGATGTCGCTCGGCGTCGAAAAATTAGGCGAGATATACAAGCGATCCGATATTTTCTTCTGCAACAAGGAAGAGGCGCAGAGGATATTGAAGACGCAGGAAAAAGACGCCAAGAAATTGCTCGCGCTCGTGCGCGGATTGGGACCGAAGATCGCAGTCATAACCGACGGGCCCGCGGGCGCATACGCGGATGACGGGACGAACGCGTATTTCATGCCGCCCTATCCTGACCCGAAGCCTCCGTTCGAACGGACCGGCGCGGGCGACGCATTCGCTTCGACGCTCACCGTCGCCCTCGTCCTGGGCAAGAGCCTCGAAGAAGCGCTCCTCTGGGCACCCATCAATTCCGCCGCGTGCGTCCAGGAGATCGGCGCCCAGAAGGGGCTTCTGAATCGCGCGCAGCTGGAAGAATGGCTTTCGAAGGCGCCGGCAGACTATAAGCCGAAGAAAATATAG
- a CDS encoding class II fructose-bisphosphate aldolase: protein MKIPPKSLREYVTDALSRKVAIGHFNISNLEGFWAVIRAAKELSLAAGRDIPVIIGVSEGERSFMGVEQVRALVNTAVASGQPVFLNADHTYSFDKVAEVIDAGYDSVIYDGTEQSFDDNVAATKKCAEYLRAAAKKSKKDLVIEAELGFIGKSSKVLAEIPAGVKITDEFLTKPEEAKRFVELTGVDMLAPAVGNIHGMLSGGKDPDLNIARIKEIADAVKIPLVLHGGSGNSAEDFVAAIDAGVAIIHVNTEIRVAFRKALKKELEENTDEVAPYKIMKAPLQAMQAVVLEKLKIFNRI, encoded by the coding sequence ATGAAAATCCCGCCCAAATCCCTTCGCGAATACGTGACGGACGCATTGTCACGAAAGGTCGCTATCGGCCATTTCAACATATCGAATCTCGAAGGCTTCTGGGCTGTCATCCGCGCGGCCAAAGAATTATCTTTGGCCGCGGGCCGCGATATTCCCGTCATCATCGGCGTATCCGAAGGCGAGCGGTCGTTCATGGGCGTCGAGCAGGTCCGAGCATTGGTAAACACCGCGGTCGCTTCGGGCCAGCCGGTGTTCTTGAATGCCGATCATACGTATTCTTTCGATAAGGTGGCCGAAGTCATAGACGCCGGATACGATTCGGTCATCTATGACGGGACCGAGCAGAGCTTTGACGACAACGTCGCTGCGACGAAGAAGTGCGCGGAATATCTCCGCGCCGCGGCAAAGAAATCGAAAAAAGACCTCGTTATCGAAGCCGAGCTCGGATTCATAGGGAAGTCGTCGAAGGTCCTAGCGGAAATCCCGGCGGGAGTGAAGATCACCGATGAATTTTTGACCAAGCCCGAGGAGGCGAAGAGGTTCGTCGAGCTCACAGGCGTGGATATGCTCGCTCCGGCGGTCGGGAACATACATGGCATGCTTTCGGGCGGCAAAGACCCCGATCTCAACATCGCGCGCATCAAAGAGATCGCCGATGCGGTCAAGATCCCTCTCGTTCTCCATGGCGGTTCAGGCAATTCAGCAGAAGATTTTGTCGCGGCGATAGATGCCGGGGTCGCCATTATTCATGTGAACACAGAGATCCGCGTCGCATTCCGCAAGGCGCTCAAAAAGGAATTAGAGGAAAACACCGATGAAGTCGCGCCCTACAAAATAATGAAAGCGCCGTTACAGGCCATGCAAGCCGTAGTGCTCGAGAAGCTCAAGATCTTCAATAGGATATAA
- a CDS encoding FtsQ-type POTRA domain-containing protein, translating to MRDVLKTRQGKLAARRRKRAAFLLLFFAAAAGIVFSVLSFVSQLDSLSIDSVAIKGNARIPSSALENIALEEMAGNDLGFFSRRNIFLYPKSDIRGAVAALPLVKAASVGRDGARTLLISVTERDETALWCAGLTPDTGCFSMDDDGFIFDGQPHEDPQLIKYRGLVASDPVGKHFLPADEFRKISFFMNQLSGLSIEPREAVFSGTSTALYMTIKLAGGGDLIVNSEDDLSAVLSNIAAVISNKAVAPSLSEFLLNLDYMKLDIGNKVVYKLKPR from the coding sequence ATGCGAGACGTTCTCAAAACGCGTCAGGGAAAGCTCGCCGCCCGCCGCCGCAAGCGCGCCGCCTTCCTCCTTCTCTTTTTCGCGGCGGCGGCGGGCATCGTCTTCTCCGTCCTTTCTTTCGTTTCCCAGCTCGATTCTCTTTCCATCGATTCCGTCGCTATTAAAGGGAATGCCCGTATCCCGAGCTCTGCGCTCGAGAACATCGCTCTCGAAGAGATGGCGGGTAACGATCTTGGCTTCTTTTCGCGACGGAATATCTTCCTCTATCCTAAAAGCGATATCCGCGGCGCCGTCGCGGCGTTGCCTCTCGTGAAGGCAGCGAGCGTCGGTCGCGACGGCGCCCGCACGCTCCTTATATCCGTGACAGAACGCGATGAAACCGCGCTCTGGTGCGCGGGACTCACTCCCGATACAGGCTGTTTCTCCATGGACGACGACGGCTTTATCTTCGACGGACAGCCGCATGAAGATCCGCAGCTCATAAAATACCGCGGCCTCGTCGCCTCTGACCCTGTCGGCAAGCATTTCCTTCCCGCCGACGAATTCAGGAAGATAAGCTTCTTTATGAACCAGCTCTCCGGGCTTTCGATCGAGCCGCGCGAAGCCGTCTTCTCCGGCACTTCGACCGCGCTCTATATGACGATCAAGCTCGCGGGCGGGGGAGACCTCATCGTCAATTCCGAGGACGACCTTTCGGCGGTGCTCTCGAATATCGCCGCCGTCATATCGAATAAGGCCGTCGCCCCGTCGCTCTCCGAATTCCTTTTGAACCTCGATTATATGAAGCTCGACATAGGCAACAAGGTTGTCTATAAGCTCAAGCCGCGATAA
- the serS gene encoding serine--tRNA ligase, whose protein sequence is MLDIKFIRENKELVKAGAEKKRVRIDIDGLLALDDKRRELMSSIETKRAEQNAVSAKLPSVSADMKTTLLESMKKLKADMATEEEALKKIMADWQGFMLRVPNIPDMSVPEGETDADNKEIKVWGDKTAFSFPAKDHVEIMTALGMVDFERGAKVHGFRGYFLTGEGARLSFAIWNYAMEFFSKRGFTPVIPPTIVRKENLYGTAHLPGDVEDYYMTQDGDALAGTAEVPVMAYHSGETLDARSFPIKYLGFSPCYRREAGSHSKDVKGLIRVHEFYKLEQVVLCEASHETSVKLHEELNRNTEEFIESLGIPYHTVVNCGGDLGLGQVKKYDIELWVPKEGKYREISSASYFHDFQTRRFNIRYRDAAGKLQYAHSLNCTAIPTPRILVSLVENNQQADGSIRIPEALQKYLGADVIKKK, encoded by the coding sequence ATGCTCGATATCAAATTTATCCGAGAGAATAAAGAGCTCGTCAAAGCCGGCGCCGAAAAGAAGCGCGTCCGGATAGATATAGACGGCCTTCTCGCGCTTGACGACAAGCGCCGCGAGCTTATGTCTTCGATCGAGACGAAGCGCGCAGAGCAGAACGCCGTATCGGCGAAATTGCCGTCGGTTTCGGCCGACATGAAGACGACCCTCCTTGAATCCATGAAGAAGCTCAAGGCTGACATGGCGACCGAAGAAGAGGCTCTCAAGAAAATTATGGCGGACTGGCAGGGATTCATGCTTCGAGTGCCGAATATCCCCGATATGTCTGTCCCGGAAGGCGAGACCGACGCGGATAATAAAGAGATCAAAGTCTGGGGCGACAAGACCGCGTTCTCTTTCCCGGCGAAAGACCATGTTGAGATCATGACCGCTCTCGGTATGGTGGATTTCGAGCGCGGCGCGAAAGTTCACGGCTTCCGCGGATACTTTTTGACGGGCGAAGGCGCGCGCCTTTCGTTCGCGATCTGGAACTACGCGATGGAGTTCTTCAGCAAGCGCGGATTCACGCCGGTCATACCTCCGACCATCGTGCGCAAGGAGAACCTCTACGGCACGGCGCATCTTCCGGGCGACGTCGAAGACTATTATATGACCCAGGACGGCGACGCTCTCGCCGGCACGGCCGAAGTGCCCGTCATGGCATACCATTCGGGCGAGACGCTCGACGCCAGGTCGTTCCCGATAAAGTACCTGGGCTTCTCTCCCTGCTACAGGCGCGAAGCGGGAAGCCATTCGAAGGACGTGAAGGGTCTCATCCGCGTCCATGAGTTCTATAAGCTGGAGCAAGTCGTCCTTTGCGAGGCGTCGCACGAGACGTCGGTGAAGCTCCACGAGGAGCTCAACAGGAATACCGAAGAGTTCATCGAGTCCCTCGGCATCCCGTATCACACGGTCGTGAACTGCGGCGGCGATCTCGGTCTGGGCCAGGTGAAGAAATACGACATCGAGCTCTGGGTGCCGAAGGAAGGCAAGTACCGCGAGATATCGTCCGCGTCCTATTTCCATGATTTCCAGACGAGGCGATTCAATATCCGCTATCGCGATGCGGCGGGGAAGCTCCAGTATGCGCATTCACTGAATTGCACCGCTATCCCGACGCCGCGCATACTTGTATCTCTGGTTGAGAATAATCAGCAGGCAGACGGATCTATCCGTATTCCGGAAGCGCTCCAGAAATACCTCGGCGCCGACGTTATAAAGAAGAAATAG